The following proteins come from a genomic window of Candidatus Bathyarchaeota archaeon:
- a CDS encoding MFS transporter encodes MDEHIISIKELLKFEKSLWILSFAAFLPYFASGMIAAFIMVWLRELGASFFDVGVVNAVSNLTLALSFLVGGSLSDKYGGKTIFILGLFLTFISSIFYSLSAYFLIWIPASLGLIYGRIAIGFRESSSFQIVYEISEKSKRASSFGLLSTFKQFGYIIGPITGGIIAYIFGLKAPFILAPLIILIGIIITYKIGLKKNKLQNPNLRLQFKCIKKLLNLNSGVSTLIFISLLDQFFLEIGNPFYMIFLSEEFKAPSYMLGLCFTVMSLSTFIFSMIGGISSDLIKKRKPSIVFGALLMAFSVGLVAFAFNPWMFIISYFIAGVSTAISNTAIPSYFTDVLKEYASTIFGFRFALMYFAGTFAPLISGWIIQNFHSLRLPFIINFIGLIVEVALLLIIFKE; translated from the coding sequence ATGGATGAACACATTATTAGCATTAAGGAGCTTCTTAAATTTGAAAAAAGTTTATGGATTTTATCCTTTGCTGCTTTCCTCCCATATTTTGCTTCAGGAATGATTGCAGCATTCATAATGGTTTGGCTTAGAGAACTTGGCGCCTCTTTTTTTGATGTAGGAGTAGTAAATGCTGTTAGCAATTTAACTTTAGCTTTATCCTTTCTTGTTGGAGGATCTTTAAGCGATAAATATGGTGGAAAAACAATATTTATTTTAGGTCTTTTTTTAACTTTTATCTCCTCAATTTTTTATAGTCTATCGGCTTATTTTTTAATTTGGATTCCAGCTAGTTTAGGTTTAATTTATGGACGAATAGCTATAGGTTTTAGAGAATCATCCTCTTTTCAAATAGTTTACGAAATTTCAGAAAAATCTAAGCGAGCTTCATCTTTTGGGCTTTTATCAACTTTTAAACAGTTTGGATATATAATTGGTCCAATAACAGGAGGAATAATAGCATATATTTTTGGTTTAAAAGCTCCATTTATACTAGCACCTTTAATAATTCTTATTGGCATAATCATCACCTATAAAATCGGTTTAAAAAAGAATAAACTTCAAAACCCAAATTTAAGGTTACAGTTTAAGTGCATTAAAAAACTTTTAAATTTAAACTCTGGAGTATCAACATTAATTTTTATATCTCTGCTTGATCAATTCTTCTTAGAAATTGGAAACCCTTTCTATATGATTTTTCTTAGTGAGGAATTCAAAGCGCCATCATATATGTTAGGATTATGTTTTACAGTTATGTCTTTAAGTACATTTATTTTCAGTATGATTGGGGGGATTTCATCAGATTTAATTAAAAAAAGAAAACCCTCAATAGTTTTTGGAGCTTTGTTAATGGCTTTTAGTGTTGGTTTAGTCGCTTTTGCATTTAATCCATGGATGTTTATAATTAGCTATTTTATAGCTGGTGTTTCAACAGCCATTTCTAATACTGCAATTCCATCTTATTTTACAGATGTTTTAAAAGAATATGCATCAACAATTTTTGGCTTTAGATTTGCTCTTATGTATTTTGCAGGTACTTTTGCTCCCTTAATTTCAGGGTGGATTATTCAAAATTTTCATTCTTTAAGGCTTCCATTTATAATAAATTTTATAGGCTTAATAGTTGAGGTTGCACTTTTATTAATTATATTTAAGGAGTAA
- a CDS encoding winged helix-turn-helix transcriptional regulator, with translation MSKKFLKLELIQDEIFKIFRESPLKIIKFSAILKNIFKNNYNLSINEGLKNEILLSLCKYLVFNRTFRVFPKLEQLIIEYENSTIPLLDYSKCFFAKAISEIFNEKISKYKNEAARRLFLKDLCELTDILHSFPLEKILSKIENLQLNERTNILFSEFTNKLKELTRVKWNPDLEIERKLDEAQKEIEIYITRMENLSGFKRGSIGSYNERVLIYSFFDPWYDEKSLLWGVNFYPILNILNLQPPYIFFDILRRGLLAREAARLFTPKIIEKMERCYEQMDYCAYKILDDFESEFWEFARHGVREESKYFDGINYYLEWEAIVGRDFLSKLLSRLKSISRFKSEIDFAEYQSIVDSLALKPKRIKLNQEELLILKFLSEKPLISVSELSQRTGLSIPTIQKLLRILRLKANIWPSLLVDLNKLNISCFLVFLKIVPHVLNELINIIWLFPYCGRIYKVFGETNLLCYFQLPSQNKDFIHEYLTTLKRMDLVEKTSIFEIEAFYYNFNPRFYDVKISDWNIPWDEWGLWFKEHLLTKGWLYAFKYKTKEQKRKLKIKKIDLEIIRLLRVNARYPFSELGSKLGVSGAYIGQRVKHLINSGIITPTIASFRIGLDESIFAVFDCKDEEANAIKSAFDELPMWQGFKINGDMEGLASMVYVPAGELQELLYAINKYLIESKIVNKYMIHIIERWTGMRRWLPVELYNDDVGWIFKKEEYLNQLKDEIEKLNEK, from the coding sequence ATGAGTAAAAAATTTCTTAAACTCGAGTTAATTCAAGATGAAATATTTAAAATTTTTAGAGAAAGCCCTTTAAAAATAATTAAGTTTTCTGCAATTCTAAAAAATATCTTTAAAAATAACTATAATTTAAGTATTAACGAAGGTTTAAAAAATGAAATTTTGCTTTCCCTTTGTAAATATTTAGTTTTTAATAGAACTTTCAGAGTTTTTCCTAAACTTGAACAATTGATTATTGAATATGAAAATTCTACAATCCCTCTATTGGATTACTCAAAATGTTTTTTTGCTAAGGCTATTTCTGAAATTTTTAATGAAAAAATTAGTAAATATAAAAATGAAGCTGCTAGAAGGCTTTTTCTTAAAGATCTATGCGAATTAACCGATATTTTACATTCTTTTCCTTTAGAAAAAATTTTATCAAAAATTGAGAATCTTCAACTTAATGAAAGAACAAACATTCTTTTTTCAGAGTTTACAAATAAACTGAAAGAGTTAACAAGAGTAAAATGGAATCCAGATTTAGAAATCGAAAGGAAACTTGATGAAGCGCAAAAGGAAATTGAAATTTATATAACTAGAATGGAAAACCTTTCTGGCTTTAAACGAGGTTCAATCGGAAGCTATAATGAAAGAGTATTGATTTACAGTTTCTTCGATCCTTGGTATGATGAGAAATCTTTATTGTGGGGCGTTAACTTTTATCCAATATTAAATATTTTGAATTTGCAGCCACCTTATATTTTTTTTGACATTTTAAGGAGAGGGTTATTAGCTAGAGAAGCTGCTCGCTTATTCACCCCTAAAATAATAGAGAAAATGGAAAGATGCTATGAACAAATGGATTATTGTGCTTACAAGATTCTTGATGATTTTGAATCTGAATTTTGGGAGTTTGCTAGACATGGAGTAAGAGAGGAATCTAAATACTTCGATGGAATAAACTATTATTTAGAGTGGGAAGCTATTGTTGGAAGAGATTTTTTAAGCAAGCTTCTCTCTAGACTAAAAAGCATTAGTCGTTTTAAATCTGAAATCGATTTCGCAGAGTATCAATCGATAGTTGACTCTCTAGCTTTAAAACCTAAACGCATTAAGTTAAATCAAGAAGAACTTTTAATTTTAAAATTCTTATCTGAAAAACCTTTAATTTCTGTTAGTGAACTTTCCCAAAGAACTGGTTTAAGCATACCAACTATTCAAAAACTTCTTAGAATTCTTCGACTTAAAGCTAACATCTGGCCAAGCCTTCTCGTAGATTTAAATAAACTTAATATATCATGCTTTTTAGTCTTCTTAAAAATTGTACCACATGTATTAAACGAATTAATTAACATCATTTGGCTTTTTCCCTACTGTGGGAGAATATATAAAGTTTTTGGAGAAACAAATTTATTATGTTACTTCCAGCTTCCATCACAAAATAAAGATTTTATCCATGAATATTTAACTACACTTAAAAGAATGGATTTAGTGGAGAAAACTTCTATCTTTGAGATTGAAGCATTTTACTATAATTTTAACCCAAGATTTTATGATGTAAAAATTAGCGATTGGAATATACCTTGGGATGAATGGGGTTTATGGTTTAAAGAACACCTTTTAACAAAAGGATGGTTATATGCATTTAAATATAAAACTAAAGAGCAAAAAAGAAAACTTAAGATTAAAAAAATTGATCTTGAAATAATACGTTTATTAAGGGTTAATGCTCGATACCCCTTTTCCGAGTTAGGATCAAAATTAGGTGTAAGCGGAGCCTACATTGGACAAAGAGTTAAACATTTAATTAATTCTGGAATAATAACGCCTACAATTGCCTCCTTTAGAATAGGTTTAGATGAATCTATTTTCGCTGTTTTTGACTGTAAAGATGAAGAAGCAAACGCTATTAAATCAGCTTTTGATGAATTACCTATGTGGCAAGGATTTAAAATAAATGGAGATATGGAAGGATTAGCTTCAATGGTTTATGTTCCAGCAGGAGAACTGCAAGAACTTCTCTATGCTATAAACAAGTATTTAATTGAATCAAAAATAGTTAACAAATATATGATTCATATTATAGAACGATGGACAGGAATGAGAAGATGGCTTCCAGTAGAATTGTATAATGATGATGTGGGATGGATCTTTAAAAAAGAAGAATATTTGAATCAATTGAAAGATGAAATTGAAAAATTAAATGAAAAATAA
- a CDS encoding MFS transporter, which yields MTRWNIYLICASLFPLTICSGIIYSILSLFMANDLGASKTQIGVIFSVGSIGGAVAAPLVGKISDRVGSKSILLISMNLFFIVFLLYSLNQTLIGMYIIQAIEGVAWATLGVSGVALITDSVPLERKGEAIGVYNMTWYFGWIIGPGLGGFLADIIGFRQTFILCAILILIGTLVTIKVLKKYK from the coding sequence TTGACAAGATGGAATATTTACTTGATTTGCGCTTCTCTTTTTCCGCTTACAATTTGCTCTGGAATAATTTATTCAATTTTATCTTTATTCATGGCTAATGATTTAGGTGCTTCTAAAACACAAATAGGAGTCATTTTTTCAGTAGGATCAATTGGCGGGGCTGTTGCAGCACCTTTAGTTGGTAAAATTTCAGATAGGGTTGGATCTAAATCAATTTTATTAATTTCAATGAATTTATTTTTTATAGTTTTCCTTTTATACTCTTTAAATCAAACCTTAATAGGCATGTATATTATTCAAGCAATTGAAGGTGTAGCATGGGCTACTTTAGGAGTTTCTGGAGTAGCTTTAATAACAGATTCAGTTCCATTAGAGCGAAAGGGAGAAGCTATAGGCGTATATAATATGACTTGGTATTTTGGATGGATTATTGGACCTGGACTTGGAGGTTTCCTTGCAGATATAATAGGTTTTAGACAAACATTTATTTTATGCGCAATATTGATCCTAATTGGAACATTAGTTACAATTAAAGTTTTAAAAAAATATAAGTGA
- a CDS encoding phospholipase D family protein, whose protein sequence is MKKITILVLLILSFLAGVITSSIVWRNTQINEKIFIAQTITITKCPTKCIENLSSIFYEVYFSPNGGCEKRLIYWFNKANFSIHVMIYSFTLDSISDALIAAYKRGVEVKVIIEKEQLNEYSEYYKLKNAGIEVKLDANPALMHNKVAIIDGIIVITGSYNWSLSAETKNNENMIIIKNAEVAKIYEEEFQKIWRESIW, encoded by the coding sequence ATGAAGAAGATTACAATTCTTGTTCTTTTAATTCTTTCTTTTTTAGCTGGAGTAATAACCAGCAGTATTGTATGGAGAAATACGCAAATAAATGAAAAAATATTTATAGCTCAAACCATTACAATTACCAAGTGTCCTACTAAATGTATTGAAAATCTCTCTTCAATTTTTTACGAAGTTTATTTTTCACCTAATGGCGGTTGTGAGAAAAGATTAATATATTGGTTTAATAAAGCGAATTTTTCAATTCATGTTATGATCTATAGTTTTACTTTAGATAGTATAAGTGATGCTTTAATAGCAGCATATAAACGTGGTGTGGAAGTTAAGGTTATAATAGAGAAGGAGCAATTAAACGAATACAGCGAATATTATAAGCTTAAAAATGCAGGAATTGAAGTTAAACTTGATGCGAACCCTGCTTTAATGCATAATAAGGTAGCAATAATTGATGGAATAATAGTAATTACTGGAAGTTACAACTGGTCTTTAAGCGCTGAAACAAAAAATAATGAAAATATGATTATTATTAAAAATGCAGAAGTGGCTAAAATTTATGAGGAAGAATTTCAAAAAATATGGCGCGAATCTATTTGGTGA
- a CDS encoding aspartate kinase, producing MKKNIVVKFGGSLLRDKKSFLEAASYIVNLTQKYNVISVVSAPKGVTNILIKLYKERNEEIILGLRRRYEKILDGISELNIKQSALQLLNGELEKLKENINYDQFISTGENHSGIILSHFLKYLGYETIYMDGWKAGIIIDSKGIIKEELSIKNIKENLMKHLNKKCIPIIGGFVGKELETENYKLLGRNSTDITGAIVAAAIKAEYEIIKDVPGIYIVEPEYGKTNIISRLSYDEAGELTWRGIEVIHPIAVKIAKAYSIPIKVKTIKHRSSTLICSETGTTYKKPIAGISARKFYLLTIIDEFMNTPEGKGYLSNVTNSLSKYGIDIYDVATSANEISITINLNYRFINEEKIETILKKELEKHGYKPKVNGKKVGALSVTGEMLKNNVTFISRLIDVLSKNEINLFMISKSLNSSNIIFIINENKLKKAVNIIYKEFFI from the coding sequence ATGAAAAAAAATATTGTAGTAAAGTTTGGAGGTTCTCTTTTACGCGATAAAAAAAGCTTTTTAGAAGCTGCTTCCTATATTGTTAATTTGACTCAAAAATATAATGTTATTTCTGTTGTATCTGCTCCTAAAGGAGTTACGAATATTTTAATTAAACTTTACAAGGAAAGAAATGAAGAAATTATTTTAGGTTTAAGAAGGAGATATGAAAAAATTCTTGATGGAATTTCAGAATTAAATATTAAACAGAGTGCCCTTCAACTTTTAAATGGTGAGCTGGAGAAGTTAAAAGAAAACATAAATTACGATCAGTTTATTTCTACAGGTGAGAACCATTCTGGAATAATTCTTTCTCATTTCTTAAAATATTTAGGTTATGAAACAATTTATATGGATGGATGGAAAGCGGGGATAATCATTGATTCTAAAGGCATTATTAAAGAAGAATTAAGCATAAAGAATATTAAAGAAAATTTAATGAAACACTTAAATAAAAAGTGCATACCCATAATTGGAGGATTTGTCGGCAAGGAGTTGGAAACTGAAAATTATAAACTTTTAGGAAGAAATAGCACGGACATTACAGGCGCTATTGTCGCAGCTGCTATAAAAGCTGAGTATGAAATAATTAAGGATGTGCCAGGAATATATATTGTTGAACCTGAATATGGTAAAACTAATATTATTTCGCGCCTAAGTTATGATGAAGCGGGAGAACTAACTTGGAGAGGAATAGAAGTTATTCATCCTATAGCCGTTAAAATTGCTAAAGCATACAGTATCCCAATTAAAGTTAAAACAATAAAACATAGAAGCTCAACTTTAATATGTAGTGAAACAGGAACTACATACAAAAAACCTATTGCAGGAATATCTGCAAGAAAATTTTATTTATTAACGATTATTGATGAATTCATGAATACCCCAGAAGGGAAAGGATATCTAAGTAATGTAACAAATAGTCTATCAAAATATGGAATCGATATTTATGATGTAGCCACTTCAGCTAATGAAATTTCAATAACAATAAATCTTAATTATAGATTTATTAATGAAGAAAAAATAGAGACAATACTTAAGAAAGAGTTAGAAAAACATGGTTATAAACCGAAAGTGAATGGAAAAAAAGTAGGAGCTTTAAGTGTTACAGGAGAAATGTTGAAGAATAACGTAACATTTATTTCTCGCTTGATAGATGTTTTAAGCAAAAATGAAATTAATTTATTTATGATTTCAAAAAGTTTAAACAGCTCGAACATAATATTTATTATTAATGAAAATAAATTAAAAAAAGCAGTGAACATAATTTATAAAGAATTTTTCATTTAA
- a CDS encoding DUF4013 domain-containing protein, giving the protein MKFKNRKILLRYNNQLNTSDIKEGKILDLSENLSNSFEYTKKLVKDAGRWILLIILDIIPIVNFIVVGYMAKVLEETPNLNEPPKLENYGRLWVQGLKVVILSLIYMIAPVMLIIFGFSTTFRYSLVAMDLTKIIIGGLLFIVGAIILAFFIAIIYTMALAHMIKNKSFIKGFAISEILSIIKSIGLGKYVLWIIALFIIGILVTAVSSIPYIGWLISIIVSPLYMVFMGRSIGLTYDEGATKVGLIHPQTYVEIKNVKYCIQCGAEIPIEAAFCPKCGAAQETL; this is encoded by the coding sequence ATAAAATTTAAAAATAGGAAAATTTTATTAAGGTATAACAACCAATTAAATACCAGTGATATTAAGGAGGGAAAAATTCTGGATTTAAGCGAAAATTTAAGTAATAGCTTTGAGTATACAAAAAAGCTTGTTAAAGATGCAGGTCGATGGATTTTACTTATTATTTTAGATATAATTCCGATTGTTAATTTTATAGTTGTAGGATATATGGCTAAAGTTTTAGAGGAAACACCTAATCTAAATGAGCCTCCAAAACTTGAAAATTATGGAAGATTATGGGTTCAAGGACTAAAAGTAGTTATTTTATCACTTATATATATGATTGCTCCAGTAATGTTAATTATATTTGGGTTTTCAACCACTTTCCGATATTCGTTAGTAGCTATGGATTTAACTAAAATTATAATTGGGGGGTTACTATTTATAGTTGGAGCAATAATACTTGCTTTCTTTATAGCAATTATCTATACTATGGCTTTAGCTCATATGATTAAAAATAAAAGTTTTATTAAAGGTTTTGCAATAAGCGAGATATTAAGTATAATTAAATCTATTGGTTTAGGAAAATATGTTCTCTGGATAATTGCTTTGTTTATTATTGGTATTTTAGTTACTGCTGTTAGCTCAATTCCATATATAGGATGGTTAATATCAATAATCGTTTCTCCATTATACATGGTTTTTATGGGAAGATCAATTGGATTAACTTATGATGAAGGCGCAACCAAAGTAGGATTAATTCATCCTCAAACTTATGTTGAAATAAAAAACGTTAAATATTGCATTCAATGTGGGGCAGAAATTCCAATTGAAGCTGCTTTTTGCCCAAAGTGTGGAGCAGCTCAAGAAACACTCTAA
- a CDS encoding DUF402 domain-containing protein, which translates to MSKPKVMIRGIYATALTQLFLINNFPITNPSKEILERFRTKFEFSPAEVTIGDKEDLQGVYVKGEAEKTDIVIKLLRNVMPDTIVRERIPLGNSWQIGGKIRLYGGFAFYEVEFPSNSKKFLDELRSEVISTVINHHQLKIIASEKVKEEELILSLYPEKRIELSLKLKHELIYNNYKIGKTIFIEHVKLNGEVLNLSEGKILSFKDKTLTLKRLIKGEGIYNGINERKEAGDYVITEAEEDSWILKHAYFSKNGELKGEFYNINTPIEFYPDKIRYIDLEVDVVNKGFIKVIDLEKLERALEEGFISEKLAEKTLKLVEELIVNLRNNQKISQK; encoded by the coding sequence ATGAGTAAACCTAAAGTTATGATTAGAGGAATTTATGCTACAGCGTTAACACAACTTTTTTTAATCAACAATTTTCCAATCACTAATCCTTCAAAAGAAATTTTAGAAAGGTTTAGAACTAAATTTGAGTTTTCCCCAGCAGAAGTAACCATAGGTGATAAAGAAGATTTACAAGGAGTTTATGTTAAAGGAGAAGCTGAAAAAACAGATATTGTTATAAAGTTGCTTAGAAACGTTATGCCTGATACTATTGTGAGAGAGAGAATTCCTTTAGGTAATTCTTGGCAAATTGGAGGAAAGATTAGGCTTTATGGAGGATTTGCATTTTATGAAGTGGAATTTCCATCTAACTCAAAAAAGTTTCTTGATGAATTAAGAAGTGAAGTGATTTCCACAGTAATTAATCACCATCAACTTAAAATAATTGCTTCAGAAAAAGTTAAAGAGGAGGAGTTAATTTTAAGTTTATACCCAGAAAAAAGAATTGAATTAAGTTTAAAATTAAAACATGAATTAATTTATAACAATTATAAAATTGGAAAAACTATTTTTATAGAACATGTGAAACTTAATGGGGAAGTTTTAAATCTTTCTGAAGGAAAAATTTTAAGTTTTAAAGATAAGACTCTCACTCTTAAACGGTTAATTAAAGGGGAAGGGATATACAATGGTATTAACGAACGAAAAGAAGCGGGTGATTATGTAATTACAGAGGCTGAAGAAGACTCTTGGATACTTAAACATGCTTATTTTTCTAAGAATGGAGAATTAAAGGGCGAGTTCTACAATATTAATACTCCAATTGAATTTTACCCAGATAAGATTAGATACATAGATTTAGAGGTAGACGTAGTGAATAAAGGCTTTATTAAGGTTATAGATTTAGAGAAGCTGGAGAGAGCTTTAGAAGAAGGTTTTATAAGCGAGAAATTAGCTGAAAAAACTTTAAAACTTGTTGAAGAATTAATTGTAAATTTAAGAAATAACCAAAAAATAAGTCAAAAATGA
- a CDS encoding HAD family hydrolase: MKNIKGVIFDLDGTLINSSINFIEMRERIINYFRNLKLDFQSSALTISELVEDTINKIKDEDTRERIHEEINKLMNEVELRSLTSVSSIKGVKETLKTLRVKGFKIGVLTRSCREYALKSLEKTCLIDFIDYLVARDDLDTPKPNPISVLKLIEKMELTTKEVLMVGDHVSDALCAKKAGVEFIGVLTGSSSEGEFKKIGCKTIKNVNEVFAFILDENT, translated from the coding sequence ATGAAGAATATTAAAGGCGTAATTTTTGATTTAGATGGAACACTAATTAATTCTAGTATAAATTTTATAGAAATGAGAGAAAGAATAATTAATTATTTTAGAAATTTAAAACTAGATTTTCAAAGTTCTGCATTAACAATATCTGAATTAGTTGAAGATACAATTAATAAAATTAAAGATGAAGATACAAGAGAAAGAATTCACGAAGAAATTAATAAGTTAATGAATGAAGTGGAATTAAGAAGTTTAACAAGTGTATCTTCAATTAAGGGAGTTAAAGAAACTTTAAAAACTTTAAGAGTTAAAGGTTTTAAAATTGGAGTTTTAACTAGAAGTTGTAGAGAATATGCTTTAAAAAGCTTAGAAAAAACATGTTTAATAGATTTTATTGATTATTTAGTTGCTAGAGACGATTTAGATACCCCTAAACCAAATCCAATTTCAGTTTTGAAGCTAATTGAAAAAATGGAATTAACAACAAAAGAAGTTTTAATGGTTGGAGATCATGTTTCAGATGCTTTATGTGCTAAAAAAGCAGGTGTGGAATTTATAGGTGTATTAACTGGATCTTCAAGTGAAGGGGAGTTTAAAAAAATTGGTTGTAAAACTATTAAAAATGTTAATGAGGTCTTCGCTTTTATTCTAGATGAAAATACATGA
- a CDS encoding heavy metal-binding domain-containing protein, with product MYCPSCGKEVKQDAVFCPHCGSKITSKEGFLMVTTPTIPGYRIVKVLGVVTGLTPRTRGVLGKFIASFQTMKGGEITAFTTELEKARQDAIERVKQKAIEMGANAVVGLDIETSDLGLQAGVVVISATGTAVIVEPE from the coding sequence ATGTATTGTCCTAGTTGTGGGAAGGAAGTTAAGCAGGATGCGGTTTTCTGTCCCCATTGCGGTTCAAAAATAACTTCAAAAGAAGGTTTTTTAATGGTTACAACGCCTACTATCCCAGGATATAGAATAGTTAAGGTTTTAGGTGTAGTTACTGGTTTAACTCCGCGTACTAGAGGTGTTTTAGGAAAGTTTATTGCTAGCTTTCAAACAATGAAAGGGGGAGAAATAACAGCTTTTACTACAGAGCTTGAAAAAGCTAGGCAGGATGCTATAGAGCGTGTAAAACAAAAAGCTATAGAAATGGGTGCTAACGCTGTTGTTGGGTTAGATATTGAAACTTCAGATTTAGGTTTACAAGCTGGAGTTGTGGTTATTTCAGCAACTGGAACAGCTGTTATTGTTGAACCTGAATAA
- a CDS encoding LysE family transporter — MLTMILFLFSVILISLSGVMMPGPVFAVTVAKGKTDGNAGLYIALGHGIIEIPLMISIYLGFSQLFAYEVVKRVIGFIGGLMLLYMGYSMFKTRKKIEEKSLNFNYNSLIAGIITTGANPYFLLWWATVGAALVSTATNYGLIGFIIFALTHWMCDLGWDLLISKIIYKSQRFWSRKIHEVIFVCCALILFGFGLWFIISSL; from the coding sequence TTGTTAACCATGATTTTATTTTTGTTTTCTGTAATCCTAATATCTTTATCTGGAGTCATGATGCCTGGTCCAGTTTTTGCTGTTACGGTGGCTAAAGGGAAAACTGATGGTAACGCAGGTTTATATATAGCTTTAGGACATGGTATTATAGAAATTCCATTAATGATATCAATTTATCTTGGTTTTTCTCAATTGTTTGCTTATGAAGTTGTTAAGCGGGTGATTGGTTTTATAGGAGGTTTAATGCTTCTTTATATGGGTTACTCAATGTTTAAAACTCGTAAAAAAATTGAAGAAAAAAGCTTAAATTTTAACTACAACTCTTTAATTGCTGGAATTATAACTACAGGAGCTAACCCATATTTTCTTCTTTGGTGGGCTACAGTTGGTGCTGCTTTAGTTTCTACCGCGACAAATTATGGTTTGATTGGATTTATTATTTTTGCATTAACTCACTGGATGTGCGATTTAGGTTGGGATTTACTTATATCAAAAATTATTTATAAATCCCAACGTTTTTGGAGCAGAAAAATTCATGAAGTAATCTTTGTTTGCTGTGCTTTAATTCTCTTTGGTTTTGGATTATGGTTTATAATAAGCTCTCTTTAA